The following proteins come from a genomic window of Panicum hallii strain FIL2 chromosome 8, PHallii_v3.1, whole genome shotgun sequence:
- the LOC112872423 gene encoding scarecrow-like protein 34, producing the protein MATTPEEFFAEGLMDPSPPSPVVFLDFLLIPEGCQGPFSPDDTVLSYVSDMLMEEDSGDKLLYQYSDHSALVQVQQPFAQILSPPSSRVDHDNRNRGDMDEIKDLFQNNNGHQSTLDPAFSRGVDAVGAFLRGMEEAKMFLPNDNGFRRDELVNCMSRESSSHCGVKKRHNRDKHQDEVSRASKAVKMMEQEEIGAHKMFNEMMFRGYEICITSMENLLISMAMESEKNNRKSTSNKTRDVVNLRTLLVLCAQAVAANNHMSARELLKQIKKHASASGDATQRLAQCFAKGLEARLVGTGLLRLLASREGGPPEVKVTAIGCPNLRSCPTERTEDTGMWLSKCAREFGLPFKFHAIMMKSDKVCIEDLKTDDDEVLVVNDLFNFSTLMDESVFFDHPSPRDIVLNNIRNMRPNVFIQSIVNYSCGSSFLSWIRGALFYYTSLFDMLDATIPRENQLRVLLEQGLLGHAALNAIACEGVDLMDRPEKYKQWQVRNQRAGLRQLPLKPHIVKELKEKVKQNHHNEFLISEDGQWLLQGWTGHTLFAHSTWVAEDAPSK; encoded by the exons ATGGCCACTACTCCAGAGGAATTCTTTGCTGAGGGTCTCATGGACCCATCACCTCCATCCCCAGTCGTCTTCCTAGACTTTCTCCTGATACCCGAAGGTTGTCAGGGCCCATTCTCACCTGATGACACGGTGCTTTCCTATGTATCGGACATGCTCATGGAGGAAGACTCTGGCGACAAGCTGTTGTACCAATACTCTGATCACTCTGCACTAGTCCAGGTGCAGCAGCCTTTTGCCCAAATCCTCTCTCCCCCTTCCTCCAGAGTGGACCATGACAACAGAAACAGGGGTGACATGGACgaaatcaaggatttgtttcagAATAACAATGGTCACCAAAGCACACTGGACCCAGCCTTCTCCAGGGGCGTGGATGCAGTGGGTGCATTCTTGAGGGGCATGGAAGAGGCCAAGATGTTCTTGCCCAATGACAATGGTTTTAGAAGGGACGAGCTGGTGAATTGTATGTCTAGGGAAAGTAGCAGCCACTGTGGGGTCAAGAAGAGACACAATAGGGACAAGCATCAAGATGAGGTAAGCAGGGCCAGCAAAGCTGTAAAGATGATGGAGCAGGAGGAGATTGGTGCGCATAAGATGTTCAACGAGATGATGTTTCGCGGCTACGagatatgcatcacgagcatgGAGAATTTGCTCATTTCCATGGCCATGGAGTCAGAGAAGAACAACAGAAAGAGCACTAGCAATAAGACAAGGGATGTGGTGAACTTGCGCACATTGTTGGTCCTTTGTGCACAGGCGGTGGCTGCAAACAATCACATGAGTGCACGTGAGCTACTGAAGCAGATCAAGAAACATGCATCAGCATCAGGGGATGCCACACAACGGCTAGCTCAATGTTTCGCCAAGGGTCTGGAGGCACGTCTAGTGGGAACCG GCTTGCTCCGCTTGTTAGCAAGTAGGGAAGGTGGCCCGCCAGAGGTGAAGGTCACCGCCATAGGTTGCCCTAATCTACGGTCCTGCCCAACTGAACGAACTGAGGATACAGGGATGTGGCTCAGTAAGTGTGCCCGTGAATTTGGCTTGCCATTCAAGTTCCATGCCATCATGATGAAGTCGGACAAAGTATGCATCGAGGACTTGAAGACAGATGATGATGAGGTGCTTGTCGTGAATGACCTTTTTAATTTCAGTACCTTGATGGATGAGAGTGTATTCTTTGATCACCCAAGCCCTAGGGATATCGTCCTCAATAACATTAGGAATATGCGGCCAAATGTCTTCATCCAGAGCATTGTGAATTACTCATGTGGTTCTTCCTTCTTGTCTTGGATCCGCGGGGCTCTATTCTATTACACGTCACTGTTTGACATGTTGGATGCAACAATCCCACGGGAGAACCAACTGCGTGTGCTGCTGGAGCAGGGCTTGCTGGGGCACGCGGCACTGAATGCCATTGCCTGCGAGGGTGTGGACCTGATGGACCGCCCTGAGAAATATAAACAGTGGCAAGTGAGAAACCAACGTGCTGGATTGAGGCAGCTGCCACTGAAACCACACATTGTCAAGGAACTGAAGGAGAAAGTCAAGCAGAACCACCATAATGAATTTTTGATCAGCGAGGACGGTCAATGGCTGCTGCAGGGGTGGACTGGGCACACCCTCTTTGCCCACTCAACATGGGTAGCAGAAGACGCCCCTTCTAAATGA
- the LOC112872425 gene encoding scarecrow-like protein 14, which produces MRTDVVDLCALLIPCAQAVAAGSVMTAQELLKQIKQNASSTGDDTQRLAQCFSKGLEARLAGTGSQLWQLLTAEGPLVIKYLKAYKLYMAACCFNRVALFFNIMTIEHAMAGKSKLHIVDYGPHHGFQWVGLLRWMANRKGGPPEVKITAISRLQPRSCPSEGIEDTGHRLGKCAREFGVPFKYHSITARWETICTDFFKTDADEVLVVTDLFDFGILMDESIYLDRLSPRDTVLNNIRNMRPDVFIQGVVNSSYGTSFLARFREALFYYSALFDMLDATIPRKCKLRSVLEQSMLGHSVLNVIACEGVDLVNHPEKYGQWQVRNQRAGLRQLPLKPNIVKVLKEKVMKDHHKGFFVGEDGRWLLQGWKGRILYAHSTWVAEDAISE; this is translated from the exons ATGAGGACTGATGTGGTGGACCTATGCGCATTGTTGATACCTTGTGCGCAGGCGGTGGCTGCGGGCAGTGTCATGACAGCGCAGGAGCTACTGAAGCAGATAAAGCAGAATGCGTCATCAACAGGGGATGACACACAACGGCTAGCTCAATGTTTCTCCAAGGGGCTGGAGGCACGTCTAGCAGGAACAGGGAGCCAGCTTTGGCAATTGCTGACGGCAGAGGGGCCCTTGGTCATAAAGTACCTAAAGGCCTACAAGCTTTACATGGCAGCCTGCTGTTTCAACAGGGTGGCCCTCTTTTTTAACATTATGACCATTGAGCATGCCATGGCTGGGAAGAGCAAGCTTCACATTGTAGACTACGGTCCCCATCATGGATTCCAGTGGGTAGGCTTGCTCCGCTGGATGGCGAATAGAAAAGGTGGCCCACCAGAGGTGAAGATAACTGCTATAAGCCGCCTCCAGCCCAGGTCCTGTCCATCTGAGGGTATTGAGGATACAGGGCACCGGCTTGGCAAGTGTGCACGTGAGTTTGGTGTGCCATTCAAGTACCATTCCATCACCGCAAGGTGGGAAACAATTTGCACCGACTTCTTCAAAACTGATGCTGATGAGGTGCTTGTCGTGACTGACCTCTTTGATTTCGGTATCTTGATGGATGAGAGTATCTACTTAGATAGGCTGAGCCCCCGGGATACTGTCCTCAATAACATCAGGAAT ATGCGACCTGATGTCTTCATCCAGGGTGTTGTCAATAGCTCATATGGCACCTCCTTCTTAGCACGTTTTCGGGAGGCTCTGTTCTATTATAGTGCGCTTTTTGACATGCTCGATGCAACCATCCCGAGGAAGTGTAAACTGCGGTCGGTGCTGGAACAGAGCATGTTGGGGCACTCTGTGCTGAATGTCATTGCCTGTGAGGGTGTGGACCTGGTGAACCATCCTGAGAAGTATGGACAGTGGCAGGTGAGGAACCAGCGGGCAGGCCTGAGGCAGCTGCCACTGAAACCAAACATAGTTAAGGTACTGAAAGAGAAGGTGATGAAGGACCATCATAAAGGCTTCTTTGTCGGCGAGGATGGCCGGTGGTTGCTGCAAGGGTGGAAGGGGCGCATCCTCTATGCCCACTCTACATGGGTTGCAGAAGACGCCATTTCTGAATGA
- the LOC112902811 gene encoding scarecrow-like protein 34 codes for MCALPPVLPSFSSTMDVVEPPPQSPSIFLDLPPTPYDGSGGVPASEQQQEEDVALEHISRMLMGEEEDRDGRFSCHEDHPALLHIQQSLAQIISSSSSSDNATTNSDIWYAAIEAAGGADHSCISSTDLLTMAFLRGREEASKLLPRDDRLVISPEPDTLCATNGLRVRLPETEDAETGRASKKLMAMAAPAEEMIARMMASDCELPREEMEDLRAAMADEAATRDARRRRRKQQQVDMRTLLVHCAQAVDDRRGARELLRQVKQHASPTGDATQRLAHCFAEALEARLAGAGTGRSSLMATNRAEFLKAYRLFMATCCFEKVAFMFANLTICRAAAGRSRLHVVDYGLHLGFQWPDLLRWLAARDGGPPEVTITFIDHPQPGFRPARRIEETGRSLSNYARDIGVPFKFRAIAAARWDTIGVEELGLGLGVDDPGAVLVVNSLFKLETLVDDSVVVDSPNPRDRVLGGIRGMRPAVFTHGVVNGFYGNSFLTRFREALFYYSAVFDLLDATMPRGSEQRRVLERDVLGPCALNVIACEGRDRTDRFDSYKQWQLRSRRAGLRQLPLDREIVGEVRDEVRKHHYHRDFVIDEDHGWLLQGWKGRILYAHSNWVADDDHHTL; via the coding sequence ATGTGTGCACTACCACCAGTATTGCCATCTTTCTCGTCCACCATGGACGTcgtcgagccgccgccgcagtcCCCATCCATCTTCCTCGACCTTCCCCCAACACCCtacgacggcagcggcggcgttcCCGCCTCAgagcagcagcaggaagagGATGTGGCCCTCGAGCACATCTCGCGTATGCTcatgggggaggaggaggacagGGACGGCAGGTTCTCGTGCCATGAGGACCACCCCGCCCTCCTCCACATCCAGCAGTCCTTGGCCCAGATCATCtcctcctcgtcttcctccGACAATGCCACCACCAACTCGGACATCTGGTACGCTGCCATTGAGGCCGCGGGAGGAGCAGATCACAGCTGTATCAGCAGCACGGACCTGCTGACCATGGCGTTCCTCAGGGGCAGGGAGGAAGCCAGCAAGTTGCTGCCCAGAGACGACAGGCTCGTGATCAGCCCAGAGCCTGACACTCTGTGCGCCACCAATGGACTTCGAGTGAGACTACCGGAGACGGAGGACGCGGAGACCGGCAGAGCAAGCAAAAAGCTGATGGCGATGGCCGCGCCGGCAGAGGAAATGATCGCCAGGATGATGGCCAGCGACTGCGAGCTACCCAGGGAAGAGATGGAGGACCTGCGCGCCGCCATGGCGGATGAGGCGGCCACCAGGgatgcgcggcggcggaggaggaagcagcAGCAGGTGGACATGCGCACGCTGCTGGTCCACTGCGCGCAGGCAGTGGACGaccgccgtggcgcgcgcgagctGCTCCGGCAGGTGAAGCAGCACGCGTCGCCCACGGGGGACGCCACGCAGCGGCTGGCGCACTGCTTCGCCGAGGCGCTGGAGGCGCGTCTCGCCGGCGCGGGGACGGGGAGGTCGTCGCTCATGGCGACGAACCGCGCCGAGTTCCTCAAGGCCTACCGCCTCTTCATGGCCACCTGCTGCTTCGAGAAGGTGGCCTTCATGTTCGCCAACCTGACCATCTGCCGCGCCGCGGCAGGGAGGAGCCGGCTGCACGTCGTGGACTACGGCCTCCACTTGGGGTTCCAGTGGCCGGACCTGCTACGGTGGCTGGCGGCCAGGGACGGCGGCCCGCCGGAGGTGACGATCACCTTTATAGACCACCCCCAGCCGGGGTTCCGGCCAGCCAGACGAATCGAGGAGACCGGGCGAAGCCTGAGCAACTACGCCCGCGACATCGGCGTGCCGTTCAAGTTCCGTGCgattgcggcggcgaggtgggacaCCATCGGCGTCGAGGAGCTGGGCCTGGGCCTGGGCGTCGACGACCCCGGTGCGGTGCTCGTCGTGAACAGCCTCTTCAAGCTCGAGACGCTGGTCGACGACAGCGTGGTGGTGGACAGCCCGAACCCCAGAGATCGGGTCCTCGGCGGCATCCGCGGGATGCGGCCGGCCGTGTTCACCCACGGCGTCGTCAACGGCTTCTACGGCAACTCTTTCCTGACGCGGTTCCGGGAGGCGCTCTTCTACTACTCGGCCGTGTTCGACTTGCTGGACGCGACGATGCCGAGGGGCAGCGAGCAGCGGCGGGTGCTGGAGCGGGACGTCCTGGGGCCGTGCGCGCTCAACGTCATCGCCTGCGAGGGCCGCGACCGGACCGACCGTTTCGACTCCTACAAGCAATGGCAGCTCAGGAGCCGACGGGCCGGCCTCAGGCAGCTGCCCTTGGACAGGGAGATCGTCGGCGAGGTTAGGGATGAGGTCAGAAAGCACCACTACCACAGGGACTTTGTGATCGACGAGGATCACGGCTGGCTGCTGCAGGGGTGGAAGGGACGCATCCTCTACGCTCACTCAAACTGGGTTGCAGATGACGACCACCACACCCTCTGA
- the LOC112872426 gene encoding scarecrow-like protein 33, with protein MDTGLSVELIDMAITPEEFFVEGLIEQSPPSPSIFLHVSMKPDGRSEGDHDAPRDMILPYISRVLMEDDIDDKISDHPRLLQVQQPFAQILSSPSFGANTDNTANSSGENALDSALSKGAGVVRAFLKGMEEANMLLPKDNGVNESSSKSGVKKRYNSDEHLEEEEEVRRTRKSVVMIKEPEDICAHEMLDDMMLRSDETYIRGMEKLRIAMAKEVEKSSRKGVRKAVRNLLDIHELLTLCAQAVATNDRRRAHELLKQIKQHASETGDATQRLAQCFAKGLEARLVGTGSQLSQFLMEDHLSIVEFLKAYNLYMAACCFNNVLLIFSRMTIMQAMVGKRRLHIVDYGMRHWFHWAGLLHLLATREGGPPEVKITAIGHPHLRPCPAEQVEEIGCRLTKCAHKFGVPFNFHAMRKNWDAVCIEDLNTDTEEVLIVNDHFNFSSLMDESIFFDDPNPKDTVLHNIRKMRPHVFIQSILNCSYGSSYLSRFREVLFYYTAIFDMFDATMPRESKSRVVLEQGLFGRYALNIIACEGVDLVERPERYRQWQARNQRAGLRKLPLEPNIVKVLKDKVRSCHHKDFFICEDDQWLLQGWMGRILFAQSTWVAEGASLG; from the coding sequence ATGGACACCGGATTGTCTGTAGAATTGATCGACATGGCCATCACCCCGGAGGAATTCTTCGTGGAGGGTCTCATAGAGCAGTCACCACCGTCTCCTTCCATCTTCCTTCACGTTTCAATGAAGCCTGATGGCAGGAGCGAGGGCGACCACGATGCCCCTAGAGACATGATTCTCCCTTACATCTCACGCGTGCTGATGGAGGATGACATTGATGATAAGATCTCCGATCACCCTAGGCTACTCCAGGTGCAGCAGCCCTTTGCTCAAATTctctcctccccttcctttGGCGCTAACACTGACAACACAGCTAATAGTAGTGGTGAAAATGCACTCGACTCAGCCTTATCCAAGGGTGCAGGTGTGGTGAGGGCATTCTTGAAGGGCATGGAAGAAGCAAACATGCTATTGCCCAAAGACAATGGGGTCAATGAAAGCAGCAGTAAGAGTGGAGTCAAGAAGAGGTATAATAGCGATGAACAtctagaggaggaggaggaggtaaGAAGGACTAGGAAATCTGTTGTGATGATCAAGGAGCCTGAGGATATTTGTGCCCATGAGATGTTAGACGATATGATGTTGCGTAGCGATGAGACATACATCAGAGGCATGGAGAAGCTGCGCATTGCCATGGCCAAAGAAGTAGAGAAAAGTAGCAGGAAGGGCGTTCGAAAGGCGGTGAGGAATTTGCTGGACATACACGAATTATTGACCCTTTGTGCGCAAGCAGTGGCGACAAACGATCGCAGGAGAGCACATGAGCTGCTTAAGCAGATTAAGCAACATGCTTCAGAAACAGGGGATGCCACGCAACGGCTAGCTCAATGTTTTGCCAAGGGGCTAGAGGCAAGGTTAGTGGGCACGGGAAGCCAGCTTTCACAGTTTCTAATGGAAGATCATCTCTCAATAGTGGAGTTCCTCAAGGCCTACAACCTCTACATGGCAGCCTGTTGCTTCAACAATGTGTTGCTAATTTTTTCCAGAATGACCATCATGCAGGCCATGGTGGGTAAGAGAAGACTGCACATCGTGGACTATGGTATGCGTCATTGGTTCCATTGGGCAGGCTTGCTCCACTTGCTGGCGACTAGGGAAGGCGGCCCGCCGGAGGTGAAGATCACTGCCATAGGCCACCCACATCTCCGGCCTTGTCCAGCTGAGCAGGTTGAGGAGATAGGGTGTCGGCTCACCAAGTGCGCCCACAAGTTTGGCGTGCCATTCAATTTCCATGCCATGAGGAAAAACTGGGATGCAGTTTGCATCGAGGACTTGAACACAGACACGGAAGAGGTGCTCATAGTGAATGACCACTTTAACTTCAGCTCCTTAATGGACGAGAGCATATTCTTTGATGACCCAAATCCCAAGGACACCGTCCTCCACAACATCAGGAAGATGAGGCCCCATGTCTTCATCCAGAGCATTTTGAACTGTTCATATGGTTCCTCCTACCTATCACGGTTTCGTGAGGTGTTGTTCTATTACACGGCAATCTTTGACATGTTTGATGCAACCATGCCACGGGAGAGTAAATCACGAGTGGTGCTAGAGCAGGGCTTGTTTGGACGGTATGCACTGAATATCATTGCTTGTGAGGGTGTGGACCTGGTGGAACGTCCTGAAAGGTATAGACAGTGGCAGGCGAGAAACCAACGGGCTGGGCTGAGGAAGTTGCCACTGGAACCAAACATTGTTAAGGTACTCAAGGACAAGGTCAGGAGTTGCCACCACAAGGACTTTTTTATTTGTGAAGATGACCAATGGCTGCTGCAAGGGTGGATGGGGCGCATCCTCTTCGCCCAGTCGACATGGGTAGCTGAAGGCGCCTCTTTGGGATAG
- the LOC112902875 gene encoding scarecrow-like protein 9, whose amino-acid sequence MTITTELDGQEQQLGVMASTTPPSSSVFIDLPLAPRIDGGKVPAPDEDDNDLVLPYISRMLMEEDMDDKFPDKYDAALLKAQQPFAEILSNAVQTCPCKISQPLHAATVEANSSLLAAEGNCVDVVSMAFFKGMVEANKFLPIPKDSDCSRKKRLDRDDDEVEADEVAGRSSKQLAAAPQPESEEEAAAREMLDRLMLHGYDPSLLADMLPDHPPYHVMPPPPPRRGRHAVAVDLHTLLIRCAEAVATNDRRGAADLLERIKRHSPPTGDGTHRLAHCFAEGLEARLAGTGSKIYRSLMAKRASVVVAVKAYQLYMASCCFLPVKHLFSNKTIYKAVAGRKKLHIVHYGLGRGLQWPDLLRWLARREGGPPEVRLTGIDNPQPGFRPSQHIEETGRRLSNCARAFGVPFKFHGIAKKSEAVHVEDLDIDPHEVLLVNSILHFQTLMDESVVVERPNPRDMVLSTIRKMRPSVFIHTVNNGSHSSAFFMTRFREALQSYAALFDMMDSIAPRDNDRRLLLERDMFAGCVTNIIACEGMDRVERPQSYKQWQARSQRAGLRQLPLDPEIVQMLKDKVKKEYHRSFLISEDQRWLLQGWKGRVLYALSTWTADDDSDLAQT is encoded by the coding sequence ATGACGATCACCACGGAGCTGGACGGGCAGGAGCAGCAGCTGGGCGTCATGGCGTCCACCACACcaccctcctcctctgttttcatTGACCTGCCTCTGGCACCCCGCATCGACGGCGGCAAGGTCCCGGCACCTGATGAGGACGACAATGACCTTGTGCTCCCCTACATCTCGCGCATGCTCATGGAGGAGGACATGGACGACAAGTTCCCGGACAAGTACGACGCTGCGCTCCTCAAGGCCCAGCAGCCCTTCGCCGAGATCCTCTCCAATGCCGTCCAGACGTGCCCCTGCAAGATCTCCCAGCCGCTGCACGCGGCCACGGTGGAGGCCAACAGCAGCTTGCTGGCAGCCGAGGGCAACTGCGTGGACGTGGTGAGCATGGCATTCTTCAAAGGCATGGTGGAGGCCAACAAGTTCCTGCCCATCCCCAAAGACAGTGACTGCAGCAGGAAGAAGAGGCTTGACAGGGATGACGATGAGGTGGAGGCAGATGAGGTCGCCGGCAGGAGCAGCAAGCAGCTGGCAGCAGCACCGCAGCCCGAGTCGgaggaggaagcggcggcgcgcgagATGCTGGACCGGTTGATGCTACACGGCTACGATCCAAGCCTCCTCGCTGACATGCTGCCAGATCATCCACCATACCATgtcatgccgccgccgccgccacggcgggGGAGGCACGCTGTGGCAGTGGACTTGCACACCTTGCTCATTCGCTGTGCCGAAGCCGTGGCCACCAACGATCGCCGTGGAGCAGCTGACCTGCTAGAGCGGATCAAGCGTCACTCGCCGCCGACGGGGGACGGCACGCACCGGCTGGCGCACTGCTTCGCCGAGGGGCTGGAGGCACGGCTGGCTGGCACGGGGAGCAAGATCTATCGCTCGCTCATGGCCAAGCGTGCCTCCGTGGTCGTCGCCGTCAAGGCCTACCAGCTCTACATGGCCTCCTGCTGCTTTCTCCCGGTGAAACACCTCTTCTCCAACAAGACCATCTACAAGGCCGTCGCTGGGAGGAAGAAGCTGCACATTGTCCACTATGGTCTAGGCCGCGGCCTCCAATGGCCGGACTTACTGCGGTGGCTTGCACGCAGGGAGGGCGGGCCGCCGGAGGTGAGGCTCACCGGCATTGACAACCCACAGCCTGGGTTCCGTCCGTCTCAGCACATTGAGGAGACAGGGCGCCGGCTCAGTAACTGTGCGCGTGCGTTTGGGGTGCCGTTCAAGTTCCATGGCATTGCAAAGAAATCGGAGGCTGTCCATGTTGAGGACCTGGACATTGATCCTCACGAGGTGCTCCTCGTCAACTCCATTCTCCATTTCCAGACCTTGATGGACGAGAGTGTCGTCGTCGAGAGGCCAAACCCCAGGGACATGGTGCTCAGCACCATCAGGAAGATGAGGCCATCCGTCTTCATCCACACCGTCAACAATGGATCACACAGCAGTGCTTTCTTTATGACACGGTTCCGTGAGGCTCTCCAGAGCTACGCGGCGCTGTTCGACATGATGGACAGTATCGCCCCAAGGGACAATGATAGGAGGCTGCTGCTGGAGCGGGACATGTTTGCAGGGTGCGTCACCAACATCATCGCATGCGAGGGCATGGACAGGGTGGAGAGGCCTCAGAGCTACAAGCAATGGCAGGCACGCAGCCAGCGAGCAGGGCTTAGGCAGCTGCCATTGGACCCTGAGATTGTTCAGATGCTCAAGGACAAGGTGAAGAAGGAATATCACAGGTCGTTCCTGATCAGTGAGGATCAACGGTGGCTTCTTCAGGGATGGAAAGGACGAGTGCTCTACGCCCTCTCCACGTGGACAGCAGATGATGACAGCGACTTGGCACAGACTTAG
- the LOC112902876 gene encoding UPF0161 protein At3g09310 isoform X1: MTAAAPSTAASLVPVSAARPLAGSTVSFGASYQTRRKIPAWRVRCAADDEAEEVKDLGVNVALSMLKFYKREISPLLPSSCRYVPTCSEYSMQAYKRYGVVKGTILTAWRLCRCNPLGSYGYDPPRWFGEEDLPLQ, translated from the exons atgaccgccgccgccccctccaccGCCGCGTCCCTCGTGCCTGTTTCGGCTGCGCGACCTCTCGCCGGAAGCACCG TTTCTTTCGGTGCTTCATACCAGACGAGGAGAAAGATTCCAGCGTGGAGAGTCCGCTGTGCTGCTGACGACGAAG CAGAGGAAGTCAAGGATTTGGGAGTCAATGTGGCACTATCCATGCTAAAGTTTTACAAAC GGGAAATATCGCCTTTACTGCCTTCAAGCTGCCGTTATGTGCCAACTTGCAGTGAGTACTCTATGCAGGCGTACAAAAGATATGGTGTTGTAAAGGGTACAATCTTGACTGCTTGGCGTCTGTGCCGCTGTAATCCGCTTG GCAGTTATGGGTATGATCCTCCAAGGTGGTTTGGTGAGGAAGATCTACCTCTGCAATGA
- the LOC112902876 gene encoding UPF0161 protein At3g09310 isoform X2: MTAAAPSTAASLVPVSAARPLAGSTVSFGASYQTRRKIPAWRVRCAADDEEEVKDLGVNVALSMLKFYKREISPLLPSSCRYVPTCSEYSMQAYKRYGVVKGTILTAWRLCRCNPLGSYGYDPPRWFGEEDLPLQ; this comes from the exons atgaccgccgccgccccctccaccGCCGCGTCCCTCGTGCCTGTTTCGGCTGCGCGACCTCTCGCCGGAAGCACCG TTTCTTTCGGTGCTTCATACCAGACGAGGAGAAAGATTCCAGCGTGGAGAGTCCGCTGTGCTGCTGACGACGAAG AGGAAGTCAAGGATTTGGGAGTCAATGTGGCACTATCCATGCTAAAGTTTTACAAAC GGGAAATATCGCCTTTACTGCCTTCAAGCTGCCGTTATGTGCCAACTTGCAGTGAGTACTCTATGCAGGCGTACAAAAGATATGGTGTTGTAAAGGGTACAATCTTGACTGCTTGGCGTCTGTGCCGCTGTAATCCGCTTG GCAGTTATGGGTATGATCCTCCAAGGTGGTTTGGTGAGGAAGATCTACCTCTGCAATGA